The Fragaria vesca subsp. vesca linkage group LG2, FraVesHawaii_1.0, whole genome shotgun sequence genome includes a window with the following:
- the LOC101307092 gene encoding lignin-forming anionic peroxidase-like: protein MTATLEACKGDQPFMSFAVSYSTRYCYNHRRKECTATLRNLTSVRGYGVIDNAKAAVEKLCPGVVSCADIVAVAATDASVAVEGPNWAMKLGRRDSTTASKTLAESSLPSFLDSLESLTNRFAGLGVNVRDLVALSGAHSISNSANQ, encoded by the exons ATGACAGCTACGTTGGAAGCCTGTAAAGGAGATCAACCTTTTATGAGCTTTGCAGTATCTTACTCGACGAGATACTGCTACAATCACAGGCGAAAAGAATGCACTGCGACGCTGCGTAATCTGACCTCTGTGAGAGGATATGGAGTCATAGATAATGCCAAGGCTGCAGTGGAGAAACTATGTCCTGGTGTTGTATCTTGTGCAGATATCGTTGCCGTGGCTGCCACGGATGCTTCAGTTGCT GTTGAAGGTCCAAACTGGGCGATGAAGCTTGGAAGAAGGGATTCGACCACAGCAAGCAAAACTCTAGCTGAAAGCTCGCTTCCCAGTTTCTTAGACAGCCTCGAAAGCCTTACTAACAGATTTGCTGGTTTAGGCGTCAATGTCAGAGACTTGGTTGCGCTCTCGGGTGCACATTCAATAAGTAATTCAGCTAATCAGTAA